The region GGCAACGCCTTCGGCCGCTTCTTCACCGGCCAGGTCACCGCCGCCGGCAAGGTGCCGCCGGCCAAGGTGCTGGTGGTCGGCGCCGGCGTCGCCGGGCTCGCCGCCATCGGCACGGCGACCGCGCTCGGCGCCATCACCTATGCCTTCGATGTGCGGCCCGAGGTCGCCGAGCAGATCGCGTCGATGGGCGCGCAGTTCGTCTTCCTGGAGTTCGAGGAGGCGCAGGACGGCGCCGCCACCGGCGGCTATGCCGCGCCCTCGAGCCCGGAGTTCCGCGAGAAGCAACTGGCCAAGTTCCGCGAACTCGCGCCGGAGATCGACATCGTCATCACCACGGCCCTCATTCCCGGCCGGCCGGCCCCGAAGCTGTGGACGGCCGACATGGTGGCCGTGATGAAGCCGGGCTCGGTGATCGTCGATCTCGCGGCCGAACGCGGCGGCAACTGCGACCTGACCGTGCCGGACGAGACGATCGTGACGGAGAACGGCGTCACCGTCGTCGGCACCACGGATTTCCCGAGCCGCATGGCCGCCCAGGCCTCCACCCTCTACAGTAACAACATCCGCCACATGCTGGCCGACCTGACGCCGAACAAGGACGGCGTCATCCACCACAACATGGACGACGACGTCATCCGTGGGTCCACGGTCACGCACCAGGGCGCGATCACCTATCCGCCGCCGCCGCCCAAGGTGCCGGCGATCGCCGCCAGGCCGAAGGAGAAGGTCAAGGAGCTGACCCCGGAGGAGAAGCGGGCGCAGGAGGCGGACGCCTTCAGGGCGCAGACCCGCACTCAGGTGGGGCTGCTCGTCGCGGGCGGCCTGCTGATCGCGCTGGTGGGCGCCTATGCGCCGGCGAGCTTCATGGCGCACTTCATCGTATTTGCCCTGGCGTGCTTCGTCGGCTTCCAGGTGATCTGGAGCGTCAGCCATTCCCTGCACACGCCGCTGATGGCGGTGACCAACGCCATCTCCGGCATCGTGGTGCTGGGAGCGCTCTTGCAGGTCGGCTCCGGCCACTGGCTGGTGGTGGCGCTGGCGGCGCTGTCGTTCCTGATCGGCACCATCAACATCGTCGGCGGCTTCCTGGTCACGCGCCGGATGCTGGCCATGTTCCAGAAGTCGTGAGGATCGTCCGATGAACTTTGGCCTTGTCTCTGCCGCCTATGTGGCGGCCGCTATCCTGTTCATCCTGTCGCTCGGTGGCCTGTCGGGCCAGGAGAGCGCCAAGCGCGCCGTCTGGTACGGCATGGCCGGCATGGCGCTCGCCGTGGGAGCGACTGTGTTCGGTCCGGGTGTCGGCAACTACGCGGTCATTGCCGCCATGCTGGTAATCGGATCGGCCATCGGCTGGACCGTGGCCAGGACGGTCGCGATGACCGAGATGCCGCAGCTGGTGGCGGCGCTGCACTCCTTTGTCGGTCTGGCGGCCGTGTTCATCGGCATCAACGCCGACCTCGAGCTTGCCCGCGTGCTCGCCATGGACGAAGCCGCGCGGAGTGCGCTGACCGGCTTTGCCGGGGTGCTGGCGCACAAGACCGGCGTGGAGATCGCGATCCTGAGGGTCGAGGTCTTTCTCGGCGTGTTCATCGGCGCGGTGACGTTTACCGGCTCGGTGATCGCGTTTGGCAAGCTCGCCGGCAAGGTCGACGGCAAGGCAAAGAAGCTGCCCGGCGGGCACGGGCTCAATGCTGCGGCGGTCCTGGCCTCGCTCGTTCTCCTGGTGCTGTACATGCAGGGCGCCGGCATCTGGACGCTGGTGGCGATGACGCTGCTGGCGTTCTTCATCGGCTATCACCTGATCATGGGCATCGGCGGGGCCGACATGCCGGTGGTGGTCTCGATGCTCAACTCGTATTCGGGCTGGGCGGCGGCGGCGATCGGCTTCACCCTCGGTAACGACCTCCTGATCGTCACGGGCGCCCTGGTCGGCTCCTCGGGTGCGATCCTGAGCTACATCATGTGCAAGGCGATGAACCGCAGCTTCATCAGCGTCATCCTCGGCGGCTTCGGCGCCACGACGGGCCCGGTGATGGCGATCGCCGGCGAGCAGATCGCAATCGATGCTGATGGCGTGGCGGCGGCGCTCGAGGAGGCCGACAGTGTCGTCATCGTGCCGGGCTATGGCATGGCGGTGGCCCAGGCCCAGCAATCGGTGTCGGAGCTCACCCGCCGCCTGCGCGCCAAGGGCAAAGTGGTGCGCTTTGCCATCCATCCGGTGGCCGGCCGCCTGCCGGGGCACATGAACGTGCTGCTGGCCGAGGCCAAGGTGCCGTACGACATCGTGCTGGAGATGGACGAGATCAACGAGGACTTCTCGGCGACCGACGTGGTGATCGTGATCGGCTCGAACGACATCGTCAACCCGGCCGCCCAGGAGGACCCGAACAGTCCGATCGCCGGGATGCCGGTGCTTGAGGTGTGGAAGGCCAAGCAGGTGTTCGTCTCGAAGCGCGGGCAGGGGACCGGCTATTCCGGCATTGAGAACCCGCTGTTCTACAAGGACAACACCCGCATGTTCTATGGCGATGCCAAAGCCAGCATCGGCCAGCTCGTGCAGGCTATCTGAATTAATTAATGATCCTTTAGTGACTGGAGCTTGAGAACTGGTGCTTAAGAGTTCAACCCCGCTCTCCGCCGGGCTCGGCCTGACTTTGCCGTTTGCGGAGCCCCCTGAGATCGGTCAGGTGCGGGAAGTCGCGCCGGGAATCCTTTGGACCCGAATTCCGCTCCCATTCCGCCTCGACCACGTCAACATCTATCTCATCGAAGACGGCGACGGATGGGCGGTACTCGATACCGGGATCGCAGATGATCCGACACGGTCAACTTGGCAGGCGCTCCTTGCTGGGCCACTTGCCGGACGGCGGCTGACGCGCCTGATTATCACCCACTTTCATCCCGATCATATCGGACTTGCAGGCTGGTTGTGCGAGCAGTTCGACCTGCCTTTGCTGACGAGCCTCAGCAGCTATCTCGGCTGCCTCAACATCTCGCTCAACCCGGAGGCGAAGGAAGCAAAGCCCTATCGCGATTTTTACCTGGGCCACGGCATGGCTCCTGAGACAGCTGATCTCGTTGCCACCCGGGGCCAGGCCTATCTCCGGATGGTGACGCCCCTTCCGCCGACCTTCACACGCGTTGTAGCAGAACAGGTTCTATTGATCGGCGGTCGCGAGTTCGAGGTGCTCTTTGGTGATGGCCATGCGCCCGACCAGCTCATGTTGTACTGTGCCAGTGACAACATTTTTCTTCCAGCAGACCAGGTCCTCGCCAAAATCACGCCCAACATCAGCGTTTGGGAAGTCGATCCTGACGGCGACCCACTCGGTCTTTACCTGCGCTCGCTGAACATGATCACGAAGCGGATTCCTGCCGACGCACTTGTTCTTCCTGGTCACCAGCTTCCGTTCCGTGGTCTGCATGTGCGCTGCCAGGAGCTAGTGGACCATCATGAGGAACGCTGCGCTCGGGTCGCGAAGGCCTGTCGCATCAAGCCTCACTCCGTTGCCGACTTGGTTCCCGTGCTCTTCACACGCCCGCTTGATCCTCATCAACTGAGCTTCGCCTTCAGCGAGACTCACGCTCACGTCAACGCTATGCTTCATCGCGGTGAACTGGTTTGGACGGAGGCGCGTGAAGGAATGACCCGAACCGTCATCGCAAGAGCATAATGCATTAGCCCAAAGCTAACGCACTTTTAAGTCCCATAAAAAATGTTCAACGAAATTGTAGTGCGATTATTCCCCGCCGTGGACTTTGCAGTACTCGGATCTGTGCCGCGCTTTCCACGTCTGCGCGTTGAGCTGGCAACCCCTGGTTAATGTGTTTCCGCAGGGCTTTCCGACACTGGTTTTCCCGCCGCACAGGGCCTTGCCGTAGCTCTCGGCCCACTCGTGATATTCCTCGCGGGTCAGCCCGAAGTGCTTCGCTGCGAACCCGTCGGGGTCGTGCACGTACTCCAAAGCCTGTTGCTCCGTGAGATGCACATCCTGACCGCCCCAGGCGGTTGTGAGATTGGCGATGTAGATATGATAGAGCCGACCAGAGTTAATCGTCGTTATTGTCATGATCTCTCCTCCTCACACGGTCGCAAATCCCGGTAGCCCCGCTGCCACTTGTCCCGCGCGACCGTCTCCAAGACGGGCGAGATGCATTAGTCTGTGCAGTTGATCCAGCAAGAGAAGGAGACTCTTGCAGGCGAGCGAGCATTCTTGCAAGCCAATGCTCTATCCGGATAATAAGAAGGCCGCCGTTGGGCGGCCTTCTGCAACATTTGAGCGGGGCGTACTGTCAGGCCGCCTCGGCGACCGGCGCGGGACCGGCTTCGTCCATGGCCCGCATGTAGACGTCGAGCAGGCTCTCGTGCTCGTCGCGCTCATCCTGACCCTGCCTGCGCAGCTTGATGATCTCCTTGAGGATCTTCACGTCGAATCCCTCACCCTTGGCTTCGGAGAAGACCTCCTTCTTGGCCTCGGTCAGCTCCTTGATCTCGTTCTCGATCTGCTCGATGCGCTCCACGAACGAGCGGATCCGGTTGCCCGGAATTCCAACGACGTCACTCATGGCTTCTCCTTTTGCCGTACGGTGACAGGCACTATCTGGCAGGCGAGTAAGCGACGCGTTAATCTGGAGCAGCAGCCGCGCAGGAAGCGATCAACAGGGAATACCAGACATTGGGATCGTTCAGAAATCTTGCTGTCATGAACCCTGCGGTGAAGCGCAAGTCCACAGAGGGGAGGGGAGGCTCAGTCGCAAATTCCGGCTGCGAACGCTCTCTGCCAGCTCATGCTCATGGCAGACACTTCTCTGATAGCTTGAACGCGTCGTCGATCTCGACTCCGAGCGCCGTAACGATGCGGTTCGTCTCGGACGCCATACCGACGATGGTTACCAATTCGGCGTATTCGGCCTCAGAGGCTGGTGAGCAATTTTATTGCTCGCTTCAAGTCCTTGATTCAGGATAGATTTCACTGGAATCGGTGAGGCGGATGCGGGCTGTTTGACGGTTGAGGAGCCCCGCCATGGATGTCTGTTCCTACGCCAGCGATCTCAATGATGCCGAATGGGCGCTGCTCGCGCCCCTTGTCCCCCGCAGCCATCCAGCCGGACGGCGACAGACCTATCCGTTACGGCGCATCGTCGATGCGATCTTCTATCTGCTGCGCACCGGAGCCCAGTGGCGGCTGCTGCCGCACGAGTATCCACCCCGGTGTGCCGTCTTCTACCACTATGCCCAGTGGCGCGAGGATGGCACCTGGGAGCACGTGACCCAGGTCCTGCGCGAGAGCTACCGCCGCACGATCGGCCGCAGTCCTCAGCCGACAGCGGCGATCATCGACAGCCAATCGGTCAAGACCTCTGAGATGGGCGGACCGCGCGGCTATGATGGTGGCAAAAAGATCAAGGGCCGCAAGCGCCATCTTCTCGTTGATACGCAAGGCAATCTCCTGAAGAACAGCGTGCATCCAGCCGACATCCATGACCGCGCCGGAGCCGAGATCTTGTTGGAGGGTCTGCAGCATCTCTTCCCGGCCATCGAGCTGATGTGGGCCGACACGGCTTATCGCGGATTGAAGGATTGGCTGTGCAAAGCGCTGGGCTGGAGGCTGTCGATCCCACAACACTGGTGGGCCGGTGGCGTCTGGACGCGGATTGGCGCAGAGCCGCCGACGCGGCCGAGTGGCTTTCAGGTGCTCGCGCGCAGATGGGTTGTTGAGCGGACAATCGCCTGGTTGACCACCAACCGGCGGCTGGCGAAGGACTACGAACGTCTGGTCGAGACCGGCGAGATGCTGCTCTATCTCGCGATGAGCCGCATCCTGCTGCGCCGCCTCACGCGAAAGGAAAGATAATTGCTCACCAGCCTCTCAGTCATCCCCTGTAAATCGGCTCAGAAACGTTGACCCCCTGTCAGAACAGGCGCAACCCACTGAACATTCGAAACAAACAGCAATAACAGAGGGGTCACAGTCGGCGCCGGTCGTGACCCTCTGACTCCGAGCAAAACCGCAAGCCACTCAGAGGTTTGCGCCGAGCAAGAGACGGGTCCGGGTTCGAAGCCGAATGACACTGTATTCGAGCGCTCTTTCTTGTTGGCCAGACGTCAAACCCCAGCTTCGAGTTGTCACGGCCCCGCATCCCCCTTTTAAGGCTTGTCCTCACAGCTCCACCGCGCCATAGTAGTTAATAATAACTGAAGGGGAGTGGCATGATGTCTGATCGTGATCTCGACCTGATGAAGGCAGCCTTGGCTGAGCTTAGCAGGCTCAAAGATGCCGCGGAGCATTCAAGACATATCCTCGGGCGCCTCTATAACACCGCCTTAGAGGAATGGGCAGGACGCCTCGGGCTGGACCCGATCCAGCTCAACCAGTTCGTCCCGACGCGCTGATCTCATCGTTCTCCTACATCGTCGAACACGATCGTCAACGCAATACGGTCGAGAAAGCCTAGGCTCGTCGCTCAAGTGGGGCGGAGATCGGCTGGCATATGGCTATGGCTGTTGACGGCCGACGACGCGCTGGTTCTCTGTTTCCATCAGAGGAGCCAACTTCGCCTCGCTCCTGTGCCAGGCTTTTGCACGCTCCTCCTCGATCAGGGCGTGACATGGCCTACAGAGGGTAACGAGAGGGGAGAGGTCCCCCGCAAGGAACCCGGGGCTGATACTTCCTGTGGTGAACTTCAATCGCTCTACTTCGGCAGCAAGCACATTTTATGGCCTGCTTTGCTGAGGACCCTGCCTCGAATATCCTTTCAATCGGGTGTTCTGCGATAAGCATGGGGTCAGAACAAGAGCTGTTCTTGTTGACACGATAAGATAGAACGGATTGGCAATCTTTCCGATAAGGCTGCGGACGGACCGCGCAACGTGAAGCAAGATAATGCTCACGTCGTTCAGATACCCGTCTGAAACTATTGCACTAACCCGCATTCTCGAAGTTACTTCGACAACGACCGTCCCTCACAGGTGACACTTTGGCGAGCAGTACACTTCTCCATCATTTGCTTAGGCATTGGATGACGGCTCAAACACCAAGTTCCAAGCTGGGTTCAGCCATCGCGGGGACTTCGGTCAATATGCCGAGCCACGTTCTTGCTACGTACTAGGTTAGCGTGTGTTTGGGAGCAAATCTTGTTCCAGCCCCAGAAGAAAGTGCACTCCTCTCAAGCGGCGCTTCACAGTCAAACGCGTTGGGGCAAAAGTCATGCTACACTGGCAGGAGTCTAGTGCTCAGGCACGCCCGTTTGTCATGGCGGTACATCCCGACACAGGAATACGGCATAGGCCACGGACTGGGATCTGCTTTCGACGTGAAACGATTACCATCTTCGTCCAGCAAGGAGATCTATACTCTGGTTGCACAAGAGCCAGCGCAATATAGCCAAGATTGAGCTGGCATCAACGCGAACCGCAGGAGGCTCGGCAGGTTGAGTATCATGCAGTTTCTGACCGGTGGCGGCACCATGGGGGCCCGCATCCAAGCGTATGACTGGTCCGCCTCACCGCTTGGTCCTGTCGAGACTTGGCCGCTCTTCCACCGCATCACGCTCAGCAATATGCTCCGCTCCAAGCTGCCCACCTACTTGCTGTGGGGGCCGGAGCTGATCGCCTTCTACAATGATGCCTGTCTGCCGCTGCGCGGCATCAGGCCAGAGGCGCTCGGGCGCCCCCTACCGCAGGTCTGGGTCGAAACCTGGGATGTGGTTTCGCCGCTCGTGGCGCAGGCCCGTCGCGGTGAAGCAACCTACGTCCAGGACCTGCCGGTCGACATCATTCAGCGCAAGGGCTACCCCGAGACGACGTGGTGGAACGGCTCGTTCAGTCCCGTCATGAACGAGAGCGATCAGGTCGGGGGCGTGCTCATCATCATCCACGAGACCACCGAGCGGGTGCTCGGTGAGCAGCGGCTCCGCTTCCTGATCGATCTGAGCACGCGCCTGCGCGGCATCACCGAGGCGCGCGACGTTATGCTCACAGCGGCCGAGATGCTCGGCCGCCACCTGCGCGTGAATAGTGCCGGGTATGCAGAGGTCAGTGCGAGCGGTGAGTCGTTTACGGTCGAGCATGATTGGAGCGACGGCACGACCCCGAGCTTTGCGGGCCAGTATCGTGTCAGTGACTTCGGTCTGCTGATTGAGCGCGAGCTGAAGGCGGGGCATGCGATCCACATCAACGATGCGTTGGCGGATCCACGCACCGCAGCGGAAAAGGTTGCTGCATCCTTCACCAGAGCCGGTTACCGTGCTGTCGTGATCGTGCCGCTGATCAAAAACGACCGGCAGGTCGCAACTCTCTTTGTCCACCAAGCCGAGCCCCGTCATTGGCATGACGATGAGGTGACGCTGGTGCAGGAGGTGGCCGAGCGCACCTGGACGGCGGTCCTGCGCGCCCGCGCCGAAACTGCCCTGCGGGAAAGCGAAGAGCGCTTCCGGCAGTTCGCCGAGCACTCCACCGACGTGCTCTGGATCCAGGATGCCGACACCATGCAGATGGAATACCTCAGCCCTGCCTACGAGCGGGTCTGGGGCCGGTCTCCAGATGCTTTCAAGGATCGTAGCCAATGGGCCGAAACCGTCCATCCAGAGGACCGGGAATGCGCACTCCAGGCTACCGAGCGTGTCCTGCAGGGCGAGACCGTCGCCCATGAGTACCGCGTCGTCCGCCCCGACGGGAGCATGCGCTACGTCCACATCATCGGGTTCCCGATTCTTGACGACCATCGCAGGGTTCGGCGGATCGCCGGCATTGCCCGCGACATCACGCAACATGACGGGTCCATGGTTTATGTGGTGGATAACGACGAAGCCTCGCGCCGGGATCTGTGCCTTCGGCTTCAGCAGGCCGGGTATGAGGTGAAGGCGTTTGCCTCGGCCCAAGCCTTCCTAGAGGTGGCGCCGGTGCTCGTGCCGGGTTGTGTGGTGCTCGACACCGGTGCTCCTGAAGCAGGCGGGCTAATGATCCCGAAGGAGTTGAAAGCGCGGCGTGCGGGCCTGCCGGTGATTGTGATTGGAGAGACTCGCGGTAACTCTACTGTCGGGGTCCAGGCGATGAAGGCGGGCGCGGTGGATTTCCTGGACGTCCCCTACCGGCCGGAACAGCTGCTGGATGCTCTTGCATCGGCTCAGGCCGGGATCCGCGAGACAGCCGAACGGAATGAGACCATGGAACTCGCCAGAGCCCGGATTGCGGCGTTGCCGGTCCGGGAGCGGGCGGTGCTGGATGGACTACTGGCCGGGGGCACCAACAAGACGATAGCGCGAGACCTGGGGCTCAGCCCACGCACGGTCGAAGCGCATCGGGCCCGTATCATGGAGCGGCTGGGGGCTCAAAGCCTGCCCGAGCTGGTGCAGATTGCAGTTGGGGCAGGTCTGCAGCCCAAACCGCCAGTGCGGTGAACCGGCGCTAAGCTGAGGGCAATGAACTGTGTGGTGACGATTGCGAGATGACCATCCCTCTTCACGGCGTTGGCTTCTCTCACGTGAGGGATGGGGGTGGCGGCTTGAAGGATCAGAAAACTGACGTTCAGCCGTGGCGTCTCGGAAGGCATGTGCTCCTGGCTCGTGGCCAGGAGCACATCACCATCACGGCTATAGGGGTCAGGCCACGCGGCTAAAGCGCTGAGCTGTTTGCTGGGCCTGCACCGTCGCGCTTCTGGTCGCCTCGTCGGTCACCTGGATCGTGAGTTCCGCAATCCGGCGGCTGTTGTCGAGGGTCTGTTCCAGGTTGTCGCGAAGGAGAGAACTCTGAGCCGCCACCAGATCAGCGACCGATCGGCAGCGGGCAAGCTGGTTGAGACCATCGAGGTTGCGTTGCAGGCGCTTCTGGCTCAGTTCGAACACCTCGCGGGAGACATCCTGTAAACCACGCGCCAGAGCGGTGCCGGATTGTGTCACGGCGCGGAGGTTCTCCGATGTCTGTCCGGTTAGATCCGCAGCATTCCCGGAGGGAAGACCAAAGAGCCGTACGGCGTGTTCGGTCGAGCGCCGGGCCATCTCCGAGACGGCGCCGAAGCTGTTCTCCATGGTCTCCTGCATGGTCCGCGCCATGGTTTGAGCGCCTTCCACTCCCGCCTTCATGCTGTCCGCGACGCCTTCCGTTACGCGCTGGACCGTTTCGCCCTGCTCGCGGGCGCGCTGCGCATCGGCTCGCTTGGTCTCGTCAATGGTTGCCATCTCATCCTCCACTTTCTCAATGACTGCGTTAACTTCCTCGTCGCTCAAGACCTTGAGCACAGCGGGAAGCAGCTCCTTCTTGTCGTCGCGGATGTGCTGCTGGAACGTTCGCCTCAGCTCGGTCACTTGGCCGATGAACTCAGCAGCATTCTTCGGCATGCGCTCCAGTTCCGTCAGGAGGGCACTCGTCTCCTCGTTGTCGCGGGTAGCGTCTTGCACAAGATCCTGCATCCCGTGCTGTGTCAGGATCGGAAAGAGATGCTGCTCCTGGAGACTGGCCAGGAGTTCCAGCTCCTCCTTCAGGTTGGCCAACAGCCGCTCGCGGGTTTTGACAGCATTGTCTGAGGTGGCGAGGAGCCTCTCGAAGAGCTCATTCGCCTTGTCGGGTGGCGTTTGGTTGAATCGTCCGTTGGTTGCCATTGTCTCTCGCAATTCATCAATACGGCGCCCCTACCTATGCAGGGCGTCGGTAACAATCGGACCTGAGAACTGGTGATGCCGAGGTGACCGATCCCAGTTGGATTAACCTGTGTTAACGGCTTGGATGTGACAAGGGCACCGGTTTTCTACGTAGGGATGTTCCGCCATGACACTCTGGCGGGGCAGTGCATGCTGGTCGACAGCGGCTTGCCAAGTTTATGGAACGCCAGCCGCGGGGGAAGCACCTTGCCAGTAATTCAGGAGCCGGGCGGCGCCAAGTGCGAGTGCATTTATCACCTCTTCCGCAATAAGCAGCGGCCTCAACTCATCTGTGCCGTGGCGGCAGATCGCCCTCTGCCCGGGTTTCTACTCCCTGAGCATTGGCTGCGTGAAGGCTCGCTTGGTCCTTCCGACTCCGCGCCGCCGGGTTTCCGTGAGCGGGCTGCTGTCACCGGGATACGATTGAACGGCTTTTACCTGTTCCACAGACTGCATACGGGGCGTGAGCTTGGCCAGGCCCTCAACACAACCAGGAACAGAGCTGCATGACAGAGGAGGAAGTGGACGTCGTCGCTGAGGAACTGGCGAAGATGGGCGGGACAGCCTGGTATCCGGGACGCCAACAGGGGTCTCTTCTGAGGGCTGGGGTCAGCGCAAAATCTGCTCCTGACTGAGCGCTAAGGCAGAACGGATCGGCAACCCTTTCGGCGAAGCGCGACATTCGACTCTGAGAACGGCGGTGCAAAATTTGACCACGGTAGCGGCGGGATAGACCCGCTGCGGGCGGCGTAAAAGTCGTCCACCTATTCCCTTTCTGCCGGTTGCAGGGAGGGCTGGGGGATTTTCACCGTGGAACTTTACCGGAAGGTTCGGCTGGCGTGCTCTGAAGGCATGAGCCAGCGCGAGGCGGCGAAGCATTTCAACATATCGCGCGACAGCGTTCGCAAGATGATGGCCTATGCGGAGCCGCCCGGCTATCGGCGTCATGCTCCTGTCCGGCGCCCGAAGCTGGAAACGTTCGTCCCGATCATCGATGCCTGGCTGGAGGGCGATCGGTCGGTTCACCGCAAGCAACGCCATACGGCGAAGCGGGTGTTTGACCGGCTCCGGGAGGAGCATGGGTTCACCGGCGGCTATACGACGATCAAAGACTACATCCGCGAGCGCGAGCGGCGATGCCAGGAGATGTTTGTGCCGCTGTCGCACCCACCCGGCCATGCGCAGGCCGACTTCGGGGAGGCGGTGGTCGTGATCGGCGGGGTGGAGCAGAAAGCGCATTTCTTCGTGCTTGATCTTCCGCACAGCGATGCGTGTTTCGTCCGGGCCTATCCCGCGGCTGTGTCTGAGGCCTGGGTGGACGGCCACATCCAGGCCTTTGCCTTCTTCGGTGCGGTGCCGCAGTCGGTGCTCTATGACAATGACCGCTGCCTGGTGGCAAAGATCCTGCCGGACGGGACGCGCAAGCGGGCGGCGTTGTTCAGTGGTTTCCTGTCGCACTACGTGATCCGGGATCGCTACGGTCGTCCGGGCAAGGGGAACGACAAAGGGAATGTGGAGGGCCTCGTCGGTTATTCCCGTCGCAACTTCATGGTGCCAATCCCGAACTTCCCGAGCTGGGAGACCTTCAACACCTGGCTGGAGGGGCAATGTCGCAAGCGGCAGGATGACAAGCTGCGGGGGCCGGCCGAGACGATCGGCCAGCGCCTGCAGCGGGATACCGCGGCCATGCGTCCCCTGCCGGCCTCGCCATTTGAGGCCTGCGATCAGGCCAGCGGGCGCGTCTCATCGCAGTCGCTCGTGCGCTACAAGACCAACGACTACTCGGTGCCCGTGGCCTGGGGCCATCAGGATGTCTGGATCCGGGGCTATGTCGACGAGGTGGTGATCGGCTGCCGCAGCGAGGTCATTGCGCGCCATCCCCGCAGCTACGAGCGGGAAGAGGTGATCTTTAATCCGCTACATTACCTCCCGTTGATCGAGAACAAGATCAACGCACTCGATCAGGCCGCTCCTTTGCAGGGATGGGACCTGCCCGAGGAGTTCGCGACCTTGCGCGGCTTGATGGAAGTCCGCATGAACAAGCAGGGCCGGCGCGAATATGTGCAGGTGCTGCGGCTGCTGGAACTCTTCAATCTCCCGGATCTCCATGCTGCGGTGAAGCAGGCCCTGCAGATGGGGGCGATCGGCTTCGATGCGGTCAAGCATCTGGTCCTGTGCCGGGTGGAGCGCAGACCGCCGCGGCTGGACCTCGATGTTTACCCCTATCTGCCGAAAGCCAGGGTCGAGAAGACATCGGCGGCGGCCTATATGTGCCTGATCTCGGAGGATGCCGCATGAGCGCTGAAGCTCCCGAGATTTTGCTCGCCCACCACCTCAAGGCGCTCAAACTGCCCACATTCCTGCGCGAGCACCAGAAGCTGGCCCGCCAATGCGCCACCGAGGGGCTTGACCATGTCCGCTTCTTGGCCCGGCTCGTGGAGATGGAGCTGATCGACCGCGAGCGGCGGATGGTCGAGCGGCGCATCAAGACCGCGAAGTTCCCGGCCGTCAAAAGCCTCGACAGCTTCGACTTCGCCGCCATCCCGAGACTGAACAAGATGCAGGTCCTAGAGCTGGCGCGTGGCGAGTGGATCGAGCGGCGCGAGAATGTCATTGCCCTCGGCCCCTCCGGCACCGGCAAGACCCATATCGCCCTGGGGCTCGGGCTGGCCGCCTGCCAAAGGGGACTGTCCGTCGGCTTCACCACAGCCTCTGCCCTGGTCAGCGAGATGATGGAGGCCCGTGACGAGCGCCGCCTGCTTCGTCTCCAGAGGCAGATGGCCGGATACAAGCTGCTGATCATCGACGAACTGGGCTTCGTGCCCCTCTCGAAGACCGGGGCGGAGCTGCTGTTCGAGCTGATCTCGCGACGCTACGAACGCGGCGCCACCCTCATAACCAGCAATCTGCCCTTTGACGAATGGACCGAGACCCTTGGCTCAGAACGCCTTACGGGCGCACTTCTCGACCGACTGACCCACCATGTCAGCATCCTCGAGATGAACGGCGAGAGCTACCG is a window of Microvirga ossetica DNA encoding:
- a CDS encoding Re/Si-specific NAD(P)(+) transhydrogenase subunit alpha, yielding MKIGALKEIFAGEARVALTPDSALALHKLGHACVIEAGAGKKAGFPDAAYAAAGVAVVPSGQALFEAADVVVKVRPPMEEEIGHLRQGQTLISFVWPAQNEDLLEQAKARGATLIAMDMVPRISRAQKMDALSSMANIAGYRAVIEAGNAFGRFFTGQVTAAGKVPPAKVLVVGAGVAGLAAIGTATALGAITYAFDVRPEVAEQIASMGAQFVFLEFEEAQDGAATGGYAAPSSPEFREKQLAKFRELAPEIDIVITTALIPGRPAPKLWTADMVAVMKPGSVIVDLAAERGGNCDLTVPDETIVTENGVTVVGTTDFPSRMAAQASTLYSNNIRHMLADLTPNKDGVIHHNMDDDVIRGSTVTHQGAITYPPPPPKVPAIAARPKEKVKELTPEEKRAQEADAFRAQTRTQVGLLVAGGLLIALVGAYAPASFMAHFIVFALACFVGFQVIWSVSHSLHTPLMAVTNAISGIVVLGALLQVGSGHWLVVALAALSFLIGTINIVGGFLVTRRMLAMFQKS
- a CDS encoding NAD(P)(+) transhydrogenase (Re/Si-specific) subunit beta, with translation MNFGLVSAAYVAAAILFILSLGGLSGQESAKRAVWYGMAGMALAVGATVFGPGVGNYAVIAAMLVIGSAIGWTVARTVAMTEMPQLVAALHSFVGLAAVFIGINADLELARVLAMDEAARSALTGFAGVLAHKTGVEIAILRVEVFLGVFIGAVTFTGSVIAFGKLAGKVDGKAKKLPGGHGLNAAAVLASLVLLVLYMQGAGIWTLVAMTLLAFFIGYHLIMGIGGADMPVVVSMLNSYSGWAAAAIGFTLGNDLLIVTGALVGSSGAILSYIMCKAMNRSFISVILGGFGATTGPVMAIAGEQIAIDADGVAAALEEADSVVIVPGYGMAVAQAQQSVSELTRRLRAKGKVVRFAIHPVAGRLPGHMNVLLAEAKVPYDIVLEMDEINEDFSATDVVIVIGSNDIVNPAAQEDPNSPIAGMPVLEVWKAKQVFVSKRGQGTGYSGIENPLFYKDNTRMFYGDAKASIGQLVQAI
- a CDS encoding MBL fold metallo-hydrolase — translated: MLKSSTPLSAGLGLTLPFAEPPEIGQVREVAPGILWTRIPLPFRLDHVNIYLIEDGDGWAVLDTGIADDPTRSTWQALLAGPLAGRRLTRLIITHFHPDHIGLAGWLCEQFDLPLLTSLSSYLGCLNISLNPEAKEAKPYRDFYLGHGMAPETADLVATRGQAYLRMVTPLPPTFTRVVAEQVLLIGGREFEVLFGDGHAPDQLMLYCASDNIFLPADQVLAKITPNISVWEVDPDGDPLGLYLRSLNMITKRIPADALVLPGHQLPFRGLHVRCQELVDHHEERCARVAKACRIKPHSVADLVPVLFTRPLDPHQLSFAFSETHAHVNAMLHRGELVWTEAREGMTRTVIARA
- a CDS encoding DUF2312 domain-containing protein; translation: MSDVVGIPGNRIRSFVERIEQIENEIKELTEAKKEVFSEAKGEGFDVKILKEIIKLRRQGQDERDEHESLLDVYMRAMDEAGPAPVAEAA
- a CDS encoding IS5 family transposase, with product MDVCSYASDLNDAEWALLAPLVPRSHPAGRRQTYPLRRIVDAIFYLLRTGAQWRLLPHEYPPRCAVFYHYAQWREDGTWEHVTQVLRESYRRTIGRSPQPTAAIIDSQSVKTSEMGGPRGYDGGKKIKGRKRHLLVDTQGNLLKNSVHPADIHDRAGAEILLEGLQHLFPAIELMWADTAYRGLKDWLCKALGWRLSIPQHWWAGGVWTRIGAEPPTRPSGFQVLARRWVVERTIAWLTTNRRLAKDYERLVETGEMLLYLAMSRILLRRLTRKER